One window from the genome of Amycolatopsis sp. NBC_01480 encodes:
- a CDS encoding RHS repeat-associated core domain-containing protein, with protein MSGPKGEPQSTPAYFSTAVPQPLITAHLGANTGKQNFDPGVGDYTSSATDASVATAGPALAITRSYNSLDPRSGGLFGTGWSTVYDMAAAPDSDGSGTVVVTYPDGHTVRFGLNADGTTYTPPQGTYATFSPVPGGGYTLTARGGSIYTFAHQAGNAWKLTSITDAAGRSQTLSYDAGGNLATVANIGGNRSLHVTWSGGHVATVATDPATAGGQPLTWTYAYSGSTLATVCPPTSTTACTAYSYTTGAAPGSHYRSAVLDAQPYAYWRLNQASSGASAVDEVGANLGADNGAFTTVSPSDSTPHPGSPSASSWFNGAGSLQLPNNLVSSATYASTQLWFQTTPNGPAGVLLSTGHSAIGAANPNQGAMPMLYVGTDGKLYGQFWTGSVAPIVTASKVNDSAWHQVTLVGQGDTQAMYLDGALVGTRAGTLSNTDPMNFVGAGYVNSNPWTNGPAAGWSHFTGNIADVAFYTHALGAPAVAQQYTAGTQPAAELTSITTPAGNTHAQVVYDNVLDRATKVTDQYGGAWALAPPASSGSSAQYRGAVFAGDPTDFWPLTDTTGTQAVNQVPTGAISATADGDGTYAGVTLGQPGPMPSTGDTAVSFNGTGSSLTIPVQSTAWAVGGKSIGLWFKSSTAGGVLTGWGGHALLYIGTDGKLYAWYGSGYVSTPGTVTDGKWHYVVVSQTADFPHNSISETEFLDGKSAATATAPIINAPGLQNATIGSGPWGSGAPASNATANPGGYFTGSVADVAFYNTPLTAGPVSGLYSAAQTANTSPTPVTTATVTDPGNHQLSYRYDPHNGSRLIAATDGLGNTTHYTFDTNGFGYTTTAPDGNYVTDTHDLRGNTLSRTTGDSSGYGATTYATFPAAGTYAVTDPRNDEPLTTLTADSSGPSDTTYRTSYTYSTAGALATMTNPAGSVTANTYTAGTETAVGGGTEPAGLLATQKDPLGHITTYSYTAAGDTADTVAPSGMATTATFDALGRKLTSTQTSDTFPNGVTTGYTWDGQNRLSTQTGPAATDAVTGTIHTPQTSYTYDADGNVLTQATADTTGGDATRTTTNTYNPHDQLTTTTDPAKRQTSYCYDSYGHRTGTTDPAGNTYSDSFDADGHHTGTILTNWTGDPNNPIPATNLVLDSRAYDPDGLLASDTDAMGRTTRYTYDDSGRQLSAVLANYHDGHGTQVAVSVATALYDAAGHPTSQFDLSSAAGASTTTYDAAGRVTTSTDADGHVTTFTYDANDQVATKTVANGTVNEETDYGYDTLGDQVSQAVHNGAATLTTSSTYDQRGKLTSVVDPRGTVTGANPADYTTTVANDAAGRVATVIGPAVTTETNGGAPASTHPISQVGYNTFGDRTTVSDPDGNITTNTYNADSELLGVSQPAYTPPGSSTSITPLTKYSYTPLGQPASTTDPLGRTTSYTLDQLGDRVTTTQPAVGGTSPTIHATYDTDGERLSATDPTGAQTQATYDELGQTLTTTALVRQPSNAADTTTLAYDPTQTLGPDPLDKPLTVTLPGGQKSQYGYDKAGHTTVVTDANSHTTRSTYDADGHPTRTTLPDGSATTATFDPAGRTTATTQLDTAGATVRTLGTGYDPAGNKISATDANGITTTFTVDAGNRVTQQVQPVSSTASITTGYGYDAAGQTTRYTDGNNQRTIYTYNSLQLPETTVAPTVPGYTTAADTTTTRTYDAASRLSTLTEPGGVTQTLGYDELGRLTSQGGTGAETATTTRTLGYDLAGHLTSASAPTGTDTFTYDDRGLILSAAGPAGIAGYSYNTNGQLVSRADTTGTTGFTYTPTGKLATASDPLTATTASYTYNTLDQPAGIGYGTGNAAQANTYDNAHRLATQTLTAPGGTTEASIAYGYDGNGNLTSKTTTGTAGAAANTYTYDQAARLTSWATGTATTTYAYDNAGNRTQAGPSTYTYNARDQLVTAVNGTTTATNTYDARGATTATTDGTTTQTYTYDAFDQMAAYNGATTYTHDALGRLTTAGTTTFTYDGTDTTPTGDGTQTFSRDPRGQLLAVGTGTAAAAAFTDQHDDVAGLFTPAGTSLTGSKAFDPYGNVIAGTGTQADLGYQGGWTDPATTLVGTASRWYNPAQGDFTSHDTTSTITGTAAAANPYSYGNNNPLGGNDPSGHFTVPCLDEPTLCMADTPAAEAVVDGGPLMWILGALDGLLAGDDYHGTNNPDRTSSSRPQQYNEYDYGLDNYDYSGAALSAGDLLYWPDSPGPSGRGNGRHRPTSHRHGRPAPGHRGHVTIPQPKPPTHDEIIAARVYETPLNERPSGQITGPGIIPQPGTKGPDTGASDSPIITNLVAALNPSETPATFDPHVQPGSPETWPGGLAPAQATYDGAACTGAQWRFDGETWSKSALSCAGADGSDIGTGAVDYGEKLRAAVNAEAVRVMDEQSNRERGPVLTGAMDLKTGGIFFGQNTGIPDPVHPVLEATLGSFIGPPVPFKGERGSHSEFNAINQGLFAREGSVIADFVFYSVRIRGSRALDQIDMCKNCSAILGDVKDLH; from the coding sequence GTGTCCGGCCCGAAGGGGGAACCTCAGTCGACGCCGGCGTACTTCTCCACGGCGGTGCCGCAGCCGTTGATCACCGCCCACCTGGGTGCGAACACGGGCAAGCAGAACTTCGACCCGGGTGTCGGGGACTACACCAGCAGTGCCACTGATGCCAGCGTCGCCACCGCCGGTCCCGCGCTGGCGATCACCCGGTCCTACAACTCGCTGGATCCGCGCAGCGGTGGTCTTTTCGGCACTGGCTGGTCCACCGTCTACGACATGGCCGCCGCGCCTGATTCCGACGGCTCCGGCACCGTCGTGGTGACCTACCCGGACGGGCATACTGTCCGATTCGGACTCAACGCCGATGGTACGACCTACACCCCGCCGCAAGGCACGTATGCCACGTTCAGTCCCGTGCCCGGGGGTGGCTACACGTTGACGGCGCGGGGTGGCTCGATCTACACCTTCGCGCACCAGGCCGGGAACGCGTGGAAACTGACGTCGATCACCGACGCGGCGGGGCGCAGCCAGACTCTGTCGTATGACGCGGGTGGCAACCTCGCGACCGTCGCCAACATCGGCGGCAACCGGTCCCTGCACGTCACCTGGTCCGGCGGGCACGTCGCGACGGTGGCCACCGATCCAGCCACAGCGGGCGGGCAGCCGCTGACGTGGACCTACGCCTATAGCGGCTCGACGCTGGCCACGGTGTGCCCGCCGACGTCGACCACGGCGTGCACCGCCTACAGCTACACCACCGGCGCCGCACCCGGCTCGCATTACCGCTCGGCTGTGCTCGATGCCCAGCCGTATGCGTACTGGCGCCTGAACCAGGCCTCCAGCGGGGCGTCCGCGGTCGACGAGGTCGGCGCGAACCTCGGTGCGGACAACGGGGCGTTCACCACGGTGTCGCCGAGTGATTCGACCCCGCACCCGGGGTCGCCGAGTGCCTCGAGTTGGTTCAACGGCGCCGGATCGCTGCAGCTGCCCAACAATCTCGTCTCGTCGGCGACCTATGCGAGCACCCAGCTGTGGTTCCAGACCACGCCGAACGGCCCGGCCGGGGTGCTGCTGTCGACCGGGCACAGCGCGATCGGCGCCGCGAACCCGAACCAGGGCGCGATGCCCATGCTCTACGTCGGCACCGACGGCAAGCTCTACGGCCAGTTCTGGACCGGCAGCGTCGCCCCCATCGTGACGGCGTCGAAGGTGAATGATTCGGCGTGGCACCAGGTGACGCTGGTCGGCCAGGGTGACACGCAGGCGATGTATCTCGACGGTGCGCTCGTCGGTACCCGGGCCGGGACTCTGTCCAACACCGACCCGATGAACTTCGTCGGCGCCGGCTACGTCAACAGCAACCCGTGGACGAACGGGCCCGCCGCTGGGTGGAGTCACTTCACCGGCAACATCGCCGATGTCGCGTTCTACACCCACGCCCTCGGCGCCCCCGCGGTCGCGCAGCAGTACACGGCCGGAACTCAACCTGCCGCGGAGCTGACCTCGATCACCACTCCGGCGGGCAACACGCACGCCCAGGTCGTTTACGACAATGTCCTCGATCGCGCCACGAAGGTCACCGATCAGTACGGGGGAGCGTGGGCGCTGGCGCCACCGGCCTCGAGCGGGTCGTCGGCGCAGTACCGGGGCGCGGTGTTCGCCGGTGATCCGACGGACTTCTGGCCGCTGACCGACACCACCGGCACCCAGGCGGTCAACCAGGTCCCGACCGGCGCGATCAGCGCGACCGCGGACGGGGACGGCACCTACGCGGGCGTCACTCTCGGTCAGCCTGGGCCGATGCCGTCCACCGGGGACACGGCGGTGTCGTTCAACGGCACCGGTTCCAGCCTGACGATTCCGGTGCAGAGCACCGCGTGGGCGGTGGGCGGCAAGTCGATCGGGTTGTGGTTCAAGTCCTCCACCGCCGGTGGGGTGCTGACCGGGTGGGGCGGGCACGCACTGCTCTACATCGGCACCGACGGGAAGCTGTATGCCTGGTACGGCAGCGGCTATGTCAGCACTCCGGGCACTGTCACCGATGGTAAATGGCACTACGTCGTGGTCTCCCAGACCGCGGACTTCCCACATAACAGCATCTCCGAAACCGAGTTCCTCGACGGGAAGTCCGCGGCGACCGCGACCGCGCCGATCATCAACGCGCCCGGCCTGCAGAACGCCACCATCGGCTCCGGCCCCTGGGGCAGCGGTGCCCCGGCGAGCAACGCGACCGCGAACCCGGGCGGCTACTTCACCGGGTCGGTCGCCGACGTCGCCTTCTACAACACGCCCTTGACCGCCGGCCCCGTCAGCGGGCTCTACTCCGCGGCACAGACCGCGAACACCAGCCCGACGCCGGTCACGACCGCCACCGTCACCGATCCCGGCAACCATCAGCTGTCCTACCGGTACGACCCGCACAACGGGTCCCGGCTGATCGCCGCGACCGACGGGCTGGGCAACACCACCCACTACACCTTCGACACCAACGGGTTCGGCTACACCACCACCGCCCCGGACGGCAACTACGTCACCGACACCCACGACCTGCGAGGGAACACGCTCTCGCGGACCACCGGGGATTCGAGCGGCTACGGGGCCACGACGTACGCGACGTTCCCCGCTGCCGGAACGTACGCGGTTACCGATCCGCGGAACGACGAACCGCTCACGACGCTGACCGCTGATTCGTCCGGGCCGAGCGACACGACGTACCGCACGAGCTACACCTACAGCACGGCAGGCGCCCTGGCGACGATGACCAACCCAGCCGGGTCGGTCACCGCCAACACCTACACCGCCGGCACCGAGACGGCGGTCGGCGGCGGCACCGAACCCGCCGGTTTGCTGGCCACGCAAAAGGATCCGCTCGGACACATCACGACCTACAGCTACACCGCCGCCGGCGACACCGCCGACACCGTGGCTCCCTCCGGCATGGCCACCACCGCGACATTCGACGCACTCGGCCGCAAGCTGACCAGCACGCAGACGTCGGACACGTTCCCGAACGGCGTCACCACCGGCTACACGTGGGACGGGCAGAACCGGCTGAGCACGCAGACCGGGCCCGCGGCCACGGATGCGGTCACCGGCACCATCCACACCCCGCAGACGAGCTACACCTACGACGCGGACGGCAACGTCCTCACCCAGGCCACCGCCGACACCACCGGCGGCGACGCGACCCGCACCACCACCAACACCTACAACCCACACGACCAGCTCACCACGACCACCGACCCCGCCAAACGGCAGACCAGCTACTGCTACGACAGCTACGGCCACCGCACCGGCACCACCGACCCGGCCGGCAACACCTATAGCGACAGTTTCGACGCGGACGGCCATCACACCGGCACGATCCTGACGAACTGGACCGGCGACCCGAACAACCCCATCCCCGCCACGAACCTCGTGCTGGACTCTCGGGCTTACGACCCGGACGGGCTGCTGGCGTCCGACACCGACGCGATGGGGCGCACCACCCGCTACACCTACGACGACAGTGGGCGGCAGCTGTCCGCTGTCCTGGCGAACTACCACGACGGCCACGGCACGCAGGTCGCGGTCAGCGTGGCCACCGCCTTATACGACGCGGCCGGGCACCCGACCTCGCAGTTCGACCTGTCGTCGGCGGCCGGGGCGAGCACGACGACCTACGACGCGGCCGGCCGCGTCACCACCAGCACCGATGCCGATGGCCACGTCACGACGTTCACCTATGACGCGAATGATCAGGTGGCGACGAAGACAGTCGCCAACGGCACGGTCAATGAGGAAACCGACTACGGCTACGACACCCTCGGCGACCAGGTCTCCCAGGCCGTGCACAACGGCGCCGCCACCCTCACCACCAGCAGCACCTACGACCAGCGCGGCAAACTGACCAGCGTCGTCGACCCGCGCGGCACCGTCACCGGTGCGAACCCCGCCGACTACACCACCACCGTCGCCAACGACGCGGCCGGCCGGGTCGCCACCGTCATCGGCCCCGCGGTGACCACCGAAACGAACGGTGGCGCGCCCGCCTCCACCCACCCGATCAGCCAGGTGGGCTACAACACCTTCGGCGACCGGACCACCGTCTCCGACCCCGACGGCAACATCACCACCAACACCTACAACGCGGACTCCGAACTGCTCGGCGTCTCCCAGCCCGCCTACACACCACCGGGTTCCTCCACGTCGATCACCCCGCTGACCAAGTACAGCTACACCCCGCTCGGGCAGCCGGCCTCCACGACCGACCCGCTGGGCCGCACCACCAGCTACACCCTCGACCAGCTCGGCGACCGGGTCACCACCACCCAGCCCGCCGTCGGCGGCACCAGCCCGACCATCCACGCCACCTACGACACCGACGGCGAACGGCTCTCGGCCACCGACCCGACCGGCGCGCAAACCCAAGCCACCTACGACGAACTCGGCCAGACCCTCACCACCACCGCCCTGGTCCGCCAGCCCAGCAACGCCGCCGACACCACCACCCTCGCCTACGACCCCACCCAGACCCTGGGACCTGACCCACTGGACAAGCCGCTCACGGTCACCCTGCCCGGCGGCCAGAAAAGCCAGTACGGCTACGACAAGGCCGGCCACACCACAGTGGTCACCGACGCCAACAGCCACACCACCCGCTCCACTTACGACGCCGACGGACACCCGACCCGGACCACGCTCCCGGACGGCTCCGCCACCACCGCCACGTTCGACCCGGCCGGCCGCACCACGGCGACCACGCAGCTGGACACCGCCGGCGCCACCGTGCGCACGCTCGGCACCGGCTACGACCCGGCCGGCAACAAGATCTCGGCCACCGACGCGAACGGCATCACCACGACGTTCACCGTCGACGCCGGCAACCGCGTCACGCAACAGGTCCAGCCCGTCTCGAGCACAGCGTCGATCACCACCGGCTACGGCTACGACGCCGCGGGCCAGACCACCCGCTACACCGACGGCAACAACCAGCGCACGATCTACACTTACAACTCCCTGCAACTGCCGGAAACCACTGTCGCCCCCACCGTCCCGGGCTACACCACCGCGGCCGACACCACCACGACCCGCACCTACGACGCCGCCAGCCGCCTGAGCACGCTGACCGAACCCGGCGGAGTCACCCAGACTCTCGGCTACGACGAACTCGGCCGGCTCACCTCACAAGGCGGCACCGGCGCCGAAACCGCCACCACTACCCGCACCCTGGGCTACGACCTGGCCGGACACCTCACCTCCGCCAGCGCACCCACCGGCACCGACACGTTCACCTACGACGACCGCGGCCTGATCCTCTCCGCCGCCGGTCCCGCCGGCATCGCCGGCTACAGCTACAACACCAACGGCCAGCTCGTCTCACGTGCCGACACCACCGGCACGACCGGCTTCACCTACACCCCGACCGGCAAGCTGGCCACCGCCAGCGACCCGCTGACCGCCACCACCGCCAGCTACACCTACAACACCCTCGACCAGCCCGCCGGCATCGGCTACGGCACCGGCAACGCCGCCCAGGCCAACACCTACGACAACGCGCACCGGCTCGCGACCCAAACCCTCACCGCGCCCGGCGGCACGACCGAGGCATCCATCGCCTACGGCTACGACGGCAACGGCAACCTCACCAGCAAAACCACCACCGGCACCGCCGGCGCCGCAGCCAACACCTACACCTACGACCAAGCCGCCCGGCTGACCTCCTGGGCCACCGGTACCGCCACCACCACCTACGCCTACGACAACGCCGGCAACCGCACCCAAGCCGGCCCATCGACCTACACCTACAACGCCCGCGACCAACTCGTCACCGCCGTCAACGGCACGACCACCGCCACCAACACCTACGACGCCCGCGGCGCCACCACCGCCACCACCGACGGCACCACCACCCAGACCTACACCTACGACGCGTTCGACCAGATGGCCGCCTACAACGGCGCCACCACCTACACCCACGACGCCCTCGGCCGCCTCACCACCGCCGGCACCACCACCTTCACCTACGACGGCACCGACACCACCCCCACCGGCGACGGCACTCAAACCTTCAGCCGCGACCCCCGCGGGCAGCTGCTCGCCGTCGGCACCGGCACCGCCGCGGCCGCCGCGTTCACCGACCAGCACGACGACGTCGCCGGCCTGTTCACCCCGGCCGGGACCAGCCTTACCGGATCCAAGGCCTTCGACCCTTACGGCAATGTCATTGCCGGCACCGGCACCCAAGCCGACCTCGGCTACCAAGGCGGCTGGACCGACCCCGCCACCACCCTCGTCGGCACCGCCAGCCGCTGGTACAACCCAGCCCAAGGCGACTTCACCAGCCACGACACCACCAGCACCATCACCGGCACCGCCGCGGCCGCCAACCCCTACAGCTACGGCAACAACAATCCCCTCGGCGGCAACGACCCCAGCGGGCATTTCACGGTGCCGTGCTTGGACGAGCCGACCCTGTGTATGGCCGACACCCCTGCCGCCGAGGCTGTCGTCGACGGCGGGCCCCTCATGTGGATCCTCGGCGCGCTGGACGGCCTGCTGGCCGGCGATGATTACCACGGAACGAACAACCCAGACCGGACGTCGTCATCGCGTCCCCAGCAGTACAACGAATACGACTATGGGCTCGACAATTACGACTACTCAGGCGCCGCGCTCTCCGCCGGAGACCTCCTCTACTGGCCGGACAGCCCCGGCCCCAGCGGCCGCGGCAACGGACGACACCGCCCCACCAGCCACCGACACGGCCGACCCGCCCCGGGCCACAGGGGCCACGTCACGATCCCCCAGCCGAAACCGCCGACTCACGACGAGATCATCGCGGCCCGCGTCTACGAGACACCCCTCAACGAGCGCCCCAGCGGACAGATCACCGGCCCAGGCATCATCCCGCAACCCGGCACGAAGGGCCCCGACACAGGCGCCTCCGACTCACCCATCATCACCAACCTCGTCGCGGCCCTCAACCCCAGCGAAACCCCCGCCACCTTCGACCCGCACGTCCAGCCCGGAAGCCCCGAAACATGGCCAGGAGGACTTGCCCCCGCTCAGGCCACCTACGACGGTGCCGCCTGCACTGGCGCGCAATGGCGCTTCGACGGCGAAACCTGGTCGAAAAGCGCACTGAGCTGTGCCGGCGCAGACGGCTCGGACATCGGTACTGGTGCAGTAGACTACGGTGAAAAGCTCCGAGCCGCGGTCAATGCGGAAGCCGTACGTGTAATGGACGAGCAGTCGAACCGAGAGAGGGGGCCAGTGTTGACTGGTGCGATGGACCTTAAGACGGGTGGAATATTCTTTGGTCAGAATACCGGGATTCCTGACCCCGTTCATCCCGTACTCGAAGCGACATTAGGATCCTTC
- a CDS encoding transposase — protein MPRPSKYPEQFRKDAVELVRNSDRPLRQVARDLGVNHETLRNWVKTAEKQAGQPSAVSGADQDELRTLRKRVAELEVEKEILRKAAAYFAKEMGR, from the coding sequence GTGCCACGTCCGTCGAAGTATCCCGAGCAGTTCCGCAAGGACGCAGTCGAGTTGGTCCGCAACTCTGATCGTCCGCTGCGCCAGGTCGCCCGCGACCTGGGCGTGAACCACGAGACCCTGCGCAACTGGGTCAAGACCGCCGAGAAGCAGGCCGGGCAACCGTCCGCTGTGTCGGGCGCCGATCAGGACGAGCTGCGGACACTGCGTAAGCGGGTGGCGGAACTGGAGGTGGAGAAGGAGATTCTGCGGAAAGCGGCCGCCTATTTCGCGAAGGAGATGGGTCGTTGA
- a CDS encoding IS3 family transposase produces MTCSYRFISEHRASFAVALLCRVLGVRRPGFYEWIAAAPVRAAHAATEEELATEIAEVHTEHRGRYGCPRVTVELRRRGRVVNHKRVERIMRQRRIVGLTRRRRRSLTKQDTTAAPAPDLISRDFTADAPGERFVGDITYLPTQEGWLYLATVLDLHTREAAGHAMAEHMRAELVCDAVDLAVGRGLTSADAIFHSDRGSQYTSSTFRAALTAAGMRPSMGRVGSCYDNAVAESFFATLKTEIGTQVWATRDDARRAVFAYLSYYNHDRLHSTLGYRTPHETRISYRQPIALAA; encoded by the coding sequence TTGACCTGCAGCTACCGGTTCATCTCCGAACACCGCGCCAGCTTCGCTGTCGCACTGCTGTGCCGGGTCCTGGGTGTCCGCCGCCCCGGGTTCTACGAATGGATCGCAGCCGCCCCTGTCAGGGCCGCGCACGCCGCGACCGAGGAGGAACTGGCCACCGAGATCGCCGAGGTCCACACCGAGCACCGTGGGCGCTACGGCTGCCCGCGGGTCACCGTCGAACTGCGCCGCCGGGGCCGGGTGGTCAACCACAAACGCGTTGAACGGATCATGCGCCAGCGCCGGATCGTCGGGCTGACCCGCCGGCGCCGCCGGTCCCTGACCAAGCAGGACACGACCGCCGCACCGGCACCAGACCTGATCAGCCGGGACTTCACCGCCGACGCTCCCGGCGAGCGGTTCGTCGGCGACATCACCTACCTGCCCACCCAGGAAGGATGGTTGTATCTGGCGACCGTGCTGGACCTGCATACCCGGGAAGCGGCCGGTCACGCGATGGCTGAGCACATGCGTGCCGAGTTGGTATGCGATGCGGTCGATCTCGCCGTGGGACGTGGTCTGACCAGTGCTGATGCGATCTTCCACTCCGATCGTGGTTCCCAGTACACCTCCTCGACCTTCCGCGCCGCACTCACGGCGGCGGGTATGCGGCCGTCGATGGGGCGGGTCGGGTCGTGCTACGACAACGCCGTCGCCGAGTCGTTCTTCGCGACCCTCAAAACCGAGATCGGGACCCAGGTCTGGGCCACCCGCGACGACGCCCGCCGGGCAGTGTTCGCCTACCTCAGCTACTACAACCACGACCGTCTACATTCGACACTCGGATACCGAACACCCCACGAAACCCGCATCAGCTATCGTCAACCTATCGCCCTCGCGGCATAA
- a CDS encoding DNRLRE domain-containing protein, with protein sequence MAASKRWITRGHGSRPVLRWVIARRALTLVTVVLMVVSLGGQSSWASTQAQAMPPTPQQRSSSADGSQHTADTALGSTKKGVAPATPAGAAGESGPRTAASDPHLSNVSGSANAVAAETRQRTGPPASTGKELTAERTATKSVFENPDGTQTAKVYTRPVHFRDSTGNWADIDTTLAQGGSGRWGEKADSASTTFAPVADDPTLASVPVGPGKSVAFGLQGAAHSTGQVSGSTITYPGVAAHSDVSYLATATGGVKETVTLNSADAPATWVFPLTLSGVTSSVNADGAVVFTDATGQVVDTIAHGFMRDSNIDPRSGDGVLSTGVTYALTTANGSPALQVSLDSGWLHDKARVFPVQVDPSVANLNTTGSTYVMSPFNNDYSGDTELDAGTYDGGSHVANSYLKFDLSGISNTYVEAASLNLDEIWSYSCQARPVYVSPITSGWDVGGQKTYPWVSIDGAIGQSNVAIGHDSGCPGPAWVTVDLGDNSTAAGTQLVESWTHGGANNGLAVTADSWDTYGWKKFASFNSPNPPYLTVTYSPYGASYQSPVNYTPPTGTASGSQQVTVTNLGTSTWTTAGNHLWYQLYDLSWKNLRITNPPDPWTNLPGSVAPNQSVTMTAAIGPVAPGQYYLCWDMFNGNTSFNISYEVNSPCELINSANTPPQIDTASPPSNAVVSSLQPQLFVTGHDPDNYPGKGITFDFRVYSVPAGGGTPALVVDSGSQASGNYRVPAGKLGWNQSYYWTVSDNDTVGSSAWSEVPPGIRTPGFYAARAIG encoded by the coding sequence ATGGCTGCTTCGAAACGCTGGATCACGCGCGGTCACGGGAGCCGCCCGGTGCTGCGATGGGTGATCGCCCGGCGTGCCCTCACCCTCGTGACCGTCGTGCTGATGGTGGTGTCGCTCGGCGGGCAGTCGTCGTGGGCGTCGACACAGGCACAGGCAATGCCACCGACGCCACAGCAGCGTTCGAGTTCCGCGGACGGGTCGCAGCACACTGCCGACACTGCGCTGGGCTCCACGAAGAAGGGTGTCGCCCCGGCGACCCCGGCGGGCGCGGCCGGAGAGTCCGGCCCGCGTACGGCGGCATCGGACCCGCATCTGTCCAATGTGAGCGGTAGTGCGAACGCGGTCGCTGCGGAGACTCGCCAACGCACAGGGCCGCCCGCGAGTACGGGCAAGGAGCTGACCGCGGAGCGGACGGCGACGAAGTCGGTGTTCGAGAACCCGGACGGGACGCAGACGGCGAAGGTGTACACGCGGCCGGTGCATTTCCGTGACTCCACCGGAAATTGGGCGGACATCGACACCACACTCGCCCAGGGCGGCAGCGGACGGTGGGGCGAGAAGGCGGACTCGGCGTCGACGACGTTCGCTCCGGTTGCGGACGACCCAACGCTGGCGTCGGTCCCGGTCGGTCCGGGCAAGAGTGTCGCGTTTGGGTTGCAGGGTGCCGCGCATTCGACCGGGCAGGTGTCCGGGTCGACGATCACCTATCCCGGCGTCGCGGCGCACTCGGACGTGAGTTACCTGGCCACTGCCACCGGCGGGGTCAAGGAGACGGTGACGCTGAACTCCGCGGACGCTCCGGCGACGTGGGTGTTCCCGCTGACCTTGTCCGGCGTGACCTCATCGGTGAATGCCGACGGCGCGGTCGTGTTCACCGACGCGACCGGGCAGGTTGTGGACACGATCGCACACGGATTCATGCGGGACTCGAACATCGACCCTCGCTCCGGCGACGGGGTCCTCTCGACCGGTGTGACCTACGCGTTGACGACGGCGAACGGCTCGCCGGCTCTGCAGGTGAGCCTGGACTCGGGCTGGCTGCACGACAAGGCACGCGTGTTCCCGGTGCAGGTGGACCCGTCGGTCGCGAACCTCAACACCACCGGCTCGACGTATGTGATGTCGCCGTTCAACAACGACTACAGCGGCGACACCGAACTGGACGCCGGCACCTACGATGGCGGCTCGCACGTCGCGAACTCCTACCTGAAGTTCGACCTGAGCGGCATCAGCAACACCTACGTCGAAGCCGCATCGCTGAACCTGGACGAAATCTGGTCCTACTCCTGCCAGGCCCGCCCCGTGTACGTCTCGCCGATCACCTCCGGCTGGGACGTCGGCGGGCAGAAGACCTATCCGTGGGTGTCGATCGACGGGGCGATCGGCCAGAGCAACGTCGCGATCGGCCACGACTCCGGCTGCCCCGGTCCCGCATGGGTGACCGTGGACCTGGGCGACAACTCCACGGCCGCGGGCACGCAGCTGGTCGAGTCGTGGACCCACGGCGGCGCTAACAACGGGCTCGCGGTCACCGCCGACAGCTGGGATACCTACGGGTGGAAGAAGTTCGCGAGCTTCAACTCGCCCAACCCGCCGTACCTGACGGTCACCTACAGCCCATACGGGGCGTCTTACCAGTCGCCGGTGAACTACACCCCGCCGACCGGAACCGCGAGTGGGTCGCAGCAGGTCACCGTGACCAACCTGGGCACCAGCACGTGGACGACGGCTGGCAATCACTTGTGGTACCAGCTGTATGACCTGAGCTGGAAAAATCTGCGGATCACCAATCCGCCTGATCCGTGGACGAATCTGCCGGGATCGGTGGCGCCGAATCAATCGGTCACGATGACCGCCGCGATCGGCCCGGTCGCGCCAGGTCAGTACTACCTGTGCTGGGACATGTTCAACGGCAACACCTCGTTCAACATCAGCTACGAGGTGAACTCGCCGTGCGAGCTGATCAACTCGGCGAATACCCCACCGCAGATCGACACGGCCAGTCCACCGTCCAATGCGGTCGTGTCGTCGCTGCAGCCGCAGCTGTTCGTCACCGGGCACGACCCGGACAACTACCCGGGCAAGGGCATCACCTTCGACTTCCGTGTCTATTCGGTGCCCGCCGGCGGTGGAACCCCGGCGCTGGTGGTCGATTCCGGATCCCAGGCGAGCGGCAATTATCGTGTGCCGGCTGGGAAACTGGGCTGGAATCAGTCTTATTACTGGACGGTGTCGGACAACGACACGGTGGGATCGTCGGCGTGGTCTGAGGTTCCCCCCGGGATCCGGACACCGGGGTTTTATGCCGCGAGGGCGATAGGTTGA